The genome window CTTCTTTTGAAAGTTCCTGGTTATTGTTTCCGCGCACATAAATTTCAATCCGTGCAGACTCGCCGGCGGCTCCACTAACTGAAATGCTTCCGCCGGATGTGTTTACAAATACATCTTTGATAGCATCATTTGCTAATGATTTTGTTTGATATGGGGTTTTATCCCAATTGCCCTGGGCAAGAGCAACTGAGCTTGAGCAGGCAATTAACAACAGTGCAAGGTAAGTTTTCATCATTTTTAAGTTTATTTACCTATTAGACGACCATTTATTTATTTACGTTGCACCCGGTTGAAAATAAGTTTGGGTAAACCGCTTACTTAAAACAACTACTCACTTTTCAGGCTCTTAACCGGGTTAGCAAGAGCTGCCTTTATAGCCTGGATGCTAACCGTTACAGCCGCTACCAATAAGCATACCGCACCCGCAGCAACAAAGATCCACCAATGTATATTTATCCGGTAAGCAAAATCCTGCAGCCAGGCATGCGCTATAAACCATGCTATTGGCGACGCTATTACCGTAGCAATAACTATTAAACCCAAAAAGTCTTTTGAAATAAGTACAATAATGCTGGAAACTGTGGCGCCAAGCACTTTTCGGATCCCGATCTCTTTTGTGCGCTGTACTACCGCATACGCAGTCACTGCAAACAAGCCGAGGCATGCCAGTAATATAGCCAAAGCAGAAAATGTAGTGAATACCCCTGCTGTACGTTGTTCAGACCGGTACATGGCATCATAGTCATCATCTAAAAACTTATAGGAAAAAGGTCTTTCAGGCACACGTTCTTTCCAGATCTTTTCGAGGCTTTGAATAGCTGATGTTGTGTTGTTGTGATTTATGCGAACAAATAATGCCTGTGTTTGAAAATGATCTAAAAATATCAATAGCGGCCCAATCGGATCATGGAACGATTTAAAGTTGAAATCTTTAACAACCCCTTTTATTTTCCCGGTTACGCCTTTTGAAATTTCCTTTCCAATGGCTTGTTCGGGTGTCCAGCCCAATTGCCTGGCCGCTTCCTCATTTATCATAAATGAATAATGAAAGTTTTTGCCCTGGTTGGTTGTATCTATCTGTAAAACATCCGTTTGATTATAATCGCTCCCCGCAATTATTTTTAGCTGCATTGTTTTTATGAAATCTTCATCCATTGGCAGTGCATTTACCGAAATATTCTTGCCATCGGCAGTAGTTATACCATCGCCCCATTGCACATTAATAGGTTCATTATTTGCTGCTGCAACACCCTCTACACCCGGAACGTTGCTAATAGCTTTTTTTAACCCCTCAACCTTTGCAAGCATTTTCCAGTTCACGGGCAAAACTACCACGTTACTTTTGTTATACCCGATATCCTTATTACGGATATACGACAGTTGCTGCAGTATAACTACGGTAGTGATGATCAGGAAAATTGAAATGATAAACTGGAATACAATTAATGATTTTCGCACCCCCTGCCCTGAAGTAAATGAAAAGCCCGATTTAAGGATTTTTGCCAGTTTAACACTTGACAACAATAAAGCTGGGTAAGCCCCCGCCGCAAAGCCAATTGCAAGCCCAAGCAAAACTAAGCTGCCCAATATAACAGGATCAAGCAACGCGCTAAGCTGAAGGTCTTTACCCGATATGTGATTGAACGATGGCAGCAATATAAAAGCAAAACCAATTGCCAATAATACGCCGATAGCAGTAACAAAAAGCGACTCGCCAATAAACTGCCTGAACAATTGGCTTTTTGCAGCGCCCATTACTTTCCGAATACCAATCTCGGCACCACGCCCTGCGGATTGCGCTATGGAAAGGTTCACATAGTTTACACATGCAATTATCAATATCAATATGGCCACTACAACCATTATGTATATATACGTAATACTGCCATTGGGCTCCAGGGAACTTGGGAGGCTTGAATGCAGATGCACACTTGTTAAAGGCTCCAGGTGGTAGGTTAAATATTGGCTGCCGGTCATTTTTAGTTCATTTCTGCTCACACCGCTCATATAAGCAGAAACCTGTCTTTGTAGAGGCTGAACTTGATCTTTGTCCTTTAACAACAAATAGGTAATATAATTGGCCTCCCACCATTTTTCAGTTTTG of Mucilaginibacter xinganensis contains these proteins:
- a CDS encoding ABC transporter permease, translating into MLKNYFKIAWRNLKKNRLYAFVNITGLTVGIVSCLLIGIYIKNELGYDRFNENADRIVRVTMDYGHGEAPQKVAVTGTKVGPQFKRTFPEVVDFVRLEKRGGVITYNNQVFEETSILYADPSFLKIFSFNLVSGDASAISSPDKIIVTEKTAKKYFDKENPIGKMLKIGDQNFIVSGVAADAPENSQVKFDFIVSFNNLNASKTEKWWEANYITYLLLKDKDQVQPLQRQVSAYMSGVSRNELKMTGSQYLTYHLEPLTSVHLHSSLPSSLEPNGSITYIYIMVVVAILILIIACVNYVNLSIAQSAGRGAEIGIRKVMGAAKSQLFRQFIGESLFVTAIGVLLAIGFAFILLPSFNHISGKDLQLSALLDPVILGSLVLLGLAIGFAAGAYPALLLSSVKLAKILKSGFSFTSGQGVRKSLIVFQFIISIFLIITTVVILQQLSYIRNKDIGYNKSNVVVLPVNWKMLAKVEGLKKAISNVPGVEGVAAANNEPINVQWGDGITTADGKNISVNALPMDEDFIKTMQLKIIAGSDYNQTDVLQIDTTNQGKNFHYSFMINEEAARQLGWTPEQAIGKEISKGVTGKIKGVVKDFNFKSFHDPIGPLLIFLDHFQTQALFVRINHNNTTSAIQSLEKIWKERVPERPFSYKFLDDDYDAMYRSEQRTAGVFTTFSALAILLACLGLFAVTAYAVVQRTKEIGIRKVLGATVSSIIVLISKDFLGLIVIATVIASPIAWFIAHAWLQDFAYRINIHWWIFVAAGAVCLLVAAVTVSIQAIKAALANPVKSLKSE